The following are encoded in a window of Peromyscus eremicus chromosome 12, PerEre_H2_v1, whole genome shotgun sequence genomic DNA:
- the Eif4g1 gene encoding eukaryotic translation initiation factor 4 gamma 1 isoform X5, producing the protein MGFLAPTHLLPSRGGRLAQSLRSGTGWRGGLLLLPTHPVAFFPQIRIRDPNQGGKDITEEIMSGARTASTPTPPQTGGGLEPQPNGESPQVAVIIRPDDRSQGAAIGGRPGLPGPEHSPGTESQPSSPSPTPSPPPILEPGSESNLGVLSIPGDTVTTGMIQMSVEESTPISCETGEPYCLSPEPTLAEPILEVEVTLSKPIPESEFSSSPLQVSTSLAPHRAETHEPNGMVPSEDLEPEVESSTEPAPPPLSACAAESPVPIAPTAQPEELLNGAPSPPAVDLSPVSEPEEQAKEVSSVAPATILSATPPVAPSDTSAQEEEIEEEEEGGEGGEAESEKGAEDLPLDSTPVPPQLSQNSEVAAATQVAVSVPKRRRKIKELNKKEAVGDLLDAFKEVDPAVPEVENQPPTSSNPSPESEGSTVPPQPEETDETWDSKEDKIHNAENIQPGEQKYEYKSDQWKPLNLEEKKRYDREFLLGFQFIFASMQKPEGLPHITDVVLDKANKTPLRALDPSRLPGINCGPDFTPSFANLGRPALNNRGPPRGGPGGELTRGPQAGLGPRRSQQGPRKETRKIISSVIMTEDIKLNKAEKAWKPSSKRTAADKDRGEEDADGSKTQDLFRRVRSILNKLTPQMFQQLMKQVTQLAIDTEERLKGVIDLIFEKAISEPNFSVAYANMCRCLMALKVPTTEKPTVTVNFRKLLLNRCQKEFEKDKDDDEVFEKKQKEMDEAATAEERGRLKEELEEARDIARRRSLGNIKFIGELFKLKMLTEAIMHDCVVKLLKNHDEESLECLCRLLTTIGKDLDFAKAKPRMDQYFNQMEKIIKEKKTSSRIRFMLQDVLDLRQSNWVPRRGDQGPKTIDQIHKEAEMEEHREHIKVQQLMAKGSDKRRGGPPGPPISRGLPLVDDGGWNTVPISKGSRPIDTSRLTKITKPGSIDSNNQLFAPGGRLSWGKGSSGGSGAKPSDTASEATRPATSTLNRFSALQQALPTESTDNRRVVQRSSLSRERGEKAGDRGDRLERSERGGDRGDRLDRARTPATKRSFSKEVEERSRERPAQPEGLRKAASLTEDRGRDPVKREATLPPVSPPKAALSEEEVEKKSKAIIEEYLHLNDMKEAVQCVQELASPSLLFIFVRHGIESTLERSTIAREHMGRLLHQLLCAGHLSTAQYYQGLYETLELAEDMEIDIPHVWLYLAELITPILQEDGVPMGELFREITKPLRPIGKATSLLLEILGLLCKSMGPKKVGMLWREAGLSWREFLAEGQDVGSFVAEQKVEYTLGEESESAPGQRALAFEELRRQLEKLLKEGSSNQRVLDWIEANLSEQQIASNTLVRALMTTVCYSAIVFENPLRVDVAVLKVRARLLQKYLSDEQKELQALYALQALVVTLEQPANLLRMFFDALYDEDVVKEDAFYSWESSKDPAEQQGKGVALKSVTAFFNWLREAEEEESDHN; encoded by the exons ATGGGGTTTCTGGCACCCACCCACCTGCTTCCCAGTAGGGGTGGGAGGTTGGCCCAGAGTCTTAGGAGTGGGACAGGGTGGAGAGGTGGGCTCCTCCTGCTTCCCACTCATCCTGTAGCATTTTTTCCCCAGATCCGAATTCGAGACCCAAACCAAGGAGGGAAGGATATCACAGAAGAGATCATGTCTGGGGCCCGTACTGCTTCCACACCCACTCCTCCCCAG ACGGGAGGCGGTCTGGAGCCTCAGCCTAATGGGGAGTCGCCTCAGGTTGCTGTCATTATCCGGCCAG ATGACCGGTCACAGGGAGCAGCCATTGGGGGGCGGCCAGGACTGCCTGGCCCAGAGCACAGCCCTGGCACAGAATCTCAGCCTTCATCACCTTCTCCAACCCCATCACCACCCCCGATTTTGGAGCCGGGGTCTGAGTCTAACCTTGGAGTCCTCTCTATTCCTGGGGACACTGTGACAACGGGGATGATACAAATGTCTGTAGAAGAATCGACCCCCATCTCTTGTGAAACTGGGGAGCCATATTGCCTCTCTCCAGAACCCACTCTTGCTGAACCCATCCTGGAAGTAGAAGTGACACTCAGCAAACCCATTCCAGAGTCTGAGTTCTCTTCCAGTCCTCTCCAGGTTTCCACATCCCTGGCGCCTCACAGGGCAGAAACTCATGAGCCCAATGGCATGGTCCCATCTGAGGATCTGGAACCAGAGGTGGAGTCGAGCACAGAGCCAGCTCCTCCCCCTCTTTCGGCTTGTGCTGCAGAATCACCTGTGCCCATTGCTCCAACTGCCCAACCTGAGGAACTGCTCAATGGAGCCCCCTCGCCACCAGCTGTGGACTTAAGCCCGGTCAGTGAGCCCGAGGAACAGGCCAAGGAGGTTTCATCTGTGGCACCAGCCACCATTCTCTCGGCCACTCCACCTGTGGCTCCTTCAGATACCTCTGCTCAGGaggaagaaatagaggaagaagaggaaggcggGGAAGGCGGGGAAGCCGAGAGTGAGAAGGGAGCAGAGGACCTCCCCCTCGACAGTACTCCTGTTCCACCCCAGTTGTCTCAGAATTCAGAGGTGGCAGCAGCCACCCAAG TGGCAGTATCTGTGCCAAAGAGGAGGCGGAAAATTAAAGAGCTAAATAAGAAGGAGGCTGTGGGTGACCTTCTAGATGCCTTCAAGGAG GTGGACCCAGCAGTACCAGAGGTAGAGAATCAGCCTCCCACAAGCAGCAACCCAAGCCCAGAGTCTGAGGGCAGCACTGTGCCCccacagcctgaggaaacagATGAAACTTGGGACTCTAAGGAAGACAAAATTCACAATGCTGAGAATATCCAGCCTGGGGAACAGAAATATGAGTACAAGTCAG ATCAGTGGAAGCCTCTGAACCTTGAAGAGAAGAAGCGTTATGACAGGGAATTCCTTCTGGGCTTTCAGTTTATCTTTGCCAGTATGCAGAAACCAGAAGGATTGCCCCATATTACTGATGTGGTGCTGGACAag GCCAATAAAACACCACTTCGGGCGCTGGATCCCTCAAGACTACCTGGCATAAACTGTGGCCCAGATTTCACCCCATCCTTTGCAAACCTTGGCAGACCAGCCCTAAACAACCGTGGGCCCCCAAGGGGTGGGCCAGGTGGGGAGCTGACCCGAGGGCCG caggctggcctgggacccaGGCGATCTCAACAGGGCCCACGAAAGGAAACACGCAAGATCATTTCCTCAGTGATAATGACTGAAGACATAAAACTGAACAAAGCCGAGAAGGCCTGGAAACCCAGTAGCAAACGGACAGCCGCTGATAAGGATCGAGGGGAAGAGGATGCTGATGGAAGCAAAACCCAG GACCTGTTCCGCAGGGTGCGCTCCATCCTGAATAAGCTGACACCCCAGATGTTCCAGCAGCTGATGAAGCAAGTGACACAGCTGGCCATCGACACCGAGGAACGCCTCAAAGGCGTTATTGACCTCATCTTTGAGAAAGCCATTTCAGAGCCCAACTTCTCAGTGGCTTATGCCAACATGTGCCGCTGCCTCATGGCG CTGAAAGTGCCCACTACAGAAAAGCCAACAGTGACTGTGAATTTTCGAAAACTGTTGTTAAATCGATGCCAGAAGGAATTTGAGAAAGACAAAGATGATGATGAAGTttttgaaaaaaagcaaaaagagatgGATGAAGCTGCTACG GCAGAAGAACGGGGACGCCTGAAAGAAGAGCTAGAAGAGGCCCGGGACATAGCTCGGCGGCGCTCTTTAGGGAATATTAAGTTCATTGGAGAGTTATTCAAGCTGAAGATGTTAACAGAAGCAATAATGCATGACTGTGTGGTCAAACTACTTAAGAACCATGATGAAGAGTCCCTGGAATGCCTCTGCCGCCTCCTCACCACTATTGGCAAAGACCTGGACTTTGCAAAAGCCAAG CCTCGAATGGATCAGTATTTCAACCAAATGgaaaaaatcattaaagaaaagaaGACCTCATCTCGAATCCGTTTTATGCTGCAGGATGTACTGGATCTGCGGCAG AGCAATTGGGTGCCACGCCGAGGGGATCAGGGTCCCAAGACTATTGATCAGATCCACAAGGAGGCTGAGATGGAAGAGCATCGAGAACATATCAAAGTGCAGCAGCTCATGGCCAAGGGCAGCGACAAGCGTCGGGGTGGCCCTCCAGGCCCGCCCATCA GCCGTGGCCTTCCACTTGTGGATGATGGTGGCTGGAATACAGTCCCCATTAGCAAAGGCAGCCGCCCCATTGACACCTCACGGCTCACCAAGATCACAAAG CCTGGTTCCATCGATTCTAACAACCAGCTCTTTGCACCGGGAGGGCGACTGAGTTGGGGCAAGGGCAGCAGTGGGGGCTCAGGAGCCAAGCCCTCAGACACAG CATCAGAAGCTACTCGTCCAGCTACTAGTACCTTGAATCGCTTTTCTGCTCTTCAACAAGCATTACCCACAGAGAGCACAGATAACAGGCGTGTTGTACAGAG GAGTAGCTTAAGCCGGGAACGAGGTGAGAAGGCTGGGGACCGGGGAGACCGACTAGAGCGGAGTGAGCGGGGAGGTGACCGTGGGGACCGACTTGATCGTGCCAGAACACCAGCCACCAAGCGAAGTTTTAGCAAGGAAGTGGAGGAGCGGAGTAGAGAGCGGCCTGCCCAGCCCGAGGGACTGCGCAAGGCAGCTAGCCTCACAGAAGATCGCGGTCGGGATCCTg TGAAGCGGGAAGCCACTCTACCTCCAGTGAGCCCTCCAAAGGCTGCACTCtctgaggaggaggtggagaagaaGTCTAAGGCCATCATTGAGGAATATCTCCATCTCAATGACATGAAG GAGGCGGTTCAGTGTGTCCAGGAGCTGGCTTCACCCTCCTTGCTCTTCATCTTTGTGCGGCATGGCATTGAGTCCACGCTGGAGCGGAGCACCATTGCTCGTGAGCATATGGGGCGACTGCTGCACCAGCTGCTCTGCGCAGGGCACCTCTCTACTGCCCAGTACTATCAAGG GCTATATGAAACACTAGAATTGGCTGAGGACATGGAAATTGACATCCCTCATGTATGGCTCTACCTGGCAGAACTGATAACACCCATTCTCCAGGAAGATGGGGTGCCTATGGGAGAGCTCTTTAG GGAAATTACGAAGCCTCTGAGACCCATAGGCAAAGCTACTTCTTTGTTGCTGGAGATCCTGGGTCTCTTATGCAAGAGCATG GGTCCCAAAAAGGTGGGGATGCTGTGGCGAGAGGCTGGGCTGAGCTGGAGGGAATTTCTAGCAGAAGGCCAAGACGTTGGCTCATTTGTGGCTGAACAG AAGGTGGAATATACCTTGGGAGAAGAGTCTGAATCAGCTCCTGGCCAGAGGGCGCTTGCCTTTGAGGAGCTGCGAAGGCAGCTGGAGAAGCTGCTCAAGGAGGGCAGCAGCAACCAGCGGGTGTTGGACTGGATAGAG GCCAACCTGAGTGAGCAGCAGATAGCATCCAATACATTAGTTCGAGCCCTCATgacaactgtctgttactctgCAATTGTCT TTGAGAACCCTCTCCGAGTGGATGTTGCAGTGTTGAAAGTGCGAGCAAGACTGCTACAGAAGTACTTGAGTGACGAGCAGAAGGAGCTACAAGCACTCTACGCCCTCCAGGCCCTTGTAGTGACCTTAGAACAGCCTGCCA ACCTGCTTCGGATGTTCTTTGACGCTCTCTATGATGAGGACGTGGTGAAGGAGGACGCTTTCTAcagctgggagagcagcaagGACCCTGCCGAGCAGCAGGGCAAGGGTGTGGCCCTTAAGTCCGTCACAGCCTTCTTCAATTGGCTTcgggaggctgaggaggaggagtctGATCACAACTGA
- the Eif4g1 gene encoding eukaryotic translation initiation factor 4 gamma 1 isoform X6, with translation MSGARTASTPTPPQTGGGLEPQPNGESPQVAVIIRPDDRSQGAAIGGRPGLPGPEHSPGTESQPSSPSPTPSPPPILEPGSESNLGVLSIPGDTVTTGMIQMSVEESTPISCETGEPYCLSPEPTLAEPILEVEVTLSKPIPESEFSSSPLQVSTSLAPHRAETHEPNGMVPSEDLEPEVESSTEPAPPPLSACAAESPVPIAPTAQPEELLNGAPSPPAVDLSPVSEPEEQAKEVSSVAPATILSATPPVAPSDTSAQEEEIEEEEEGGEGGEAESEKGAEDLPLDSTPVPPQLSQNSEVAAATQVAVSVPKRRRKIKELNKKEAVGDLLDAFKEVDPAVPEVENQPPTSSNPSPESEGSTVPPQPEETDETWDSKEDKIHNAENIQPGEQKYEYKSDQWKPLNLEEKKRYDREFLLGFQFIFASMQKPEGLPHITDVVLDKANKTPLRALDPSRLPGINCGPDFTPSFANLGRPALNNRGPPRGGPGGELTRGPQAGLGPRRSQQGPRKETRKIISSVIMTEDIKLNKAEKAWKPSSKRTAADKDRGEEDADGSKTQDLFRRVRSILNKLTPQMFQQLMKQVTQLAIDTEERLKGVIDLIFEKAISEPNFSVAYANMCRCLMALKVPTTEKPTVTVNFRKLLLNRCQKEFEKDKDDDEVFEKKQKEMDEAATAEERGRLKEELEEARDIARRRSLGNIKFIGELFKLKMLTEAIMHDCVVKLLKNHDEESLECLCRLLTTIGKDLDFAKAKPRMDQYFNQMEKIIKEKKTSSRIRFMLQDVLDLRQSNWVPRRGDQGPKTIDQIHKEAEMEEHREHIKVQQLMAKGSDKRRGGPPGPPISRGLPLVDDGGWNTVPISKGSRPIDTSRLTKITKPGSIDSNNQLFAPGGRLSWGKGSSGGSGAKPSDTASEATRPATSTLNRFSALQQALPTESTDNRRVVQRSSLSRERGEKAGDRGDRLERSERGGDRGDRLDRARTPATKRSFSKEVEERSRERPAQPEGLRKAASLTEDRGRDPVKREATLPPVSPPKAALSEEEVEKKSKAIIEEYLHLNDMKEAVQCVQELASPSLLFIFVRHGIESTLERSTIAREHMGRLLHQLLCAGHLSTAQYYQGLYETLELAEDMEIDIPHVWLYLAELITPILQEDGVPMGELFREITKPLRPIGKATSLLLEILGLLCKSMGPKKVGMLWREAGLSWREFLAEGQDVGSFVAEQKVEYTLGEESESAPGQRALAFEELRRQLEKLLKEGSSNQRVLDWIEANLSEQQIASNTLVRALMTTVCYSAIVFENPLRVDVAVLKVRARLLQKYLSDEQKELQALYALQALVVTLEQPANLLRMFFDALYDEDVVKEDAFYSWESSKDPAEQQGKGVALKSVTAFFNWLREAEEEESDHN, from the exons ATGTCTGGGGCCCGTACTGCTTCCACACCCACTCCTCCCCAG ACGGGAGGCGGTCTGGAGCCTCAGCCTAATGGGGAGTCGCCTCAGGTTGCTGTCATTATCCGGCCAG ATGACCGGTCACAGGGAGCAGCCATTGGGGGGCGGCCAGGACTGCCTGGCCCAGAGCACAGCCCTGGCACAGAATCTCAGCCTTCATCACCTTCTCCAACCCCATCACCACCCCCGATTTTGGAGCCGGGGTCTGAGTCTAACCTTGGAGTCCTCTCTATTCCTGGGGACACTGTGACAACGGGGATGATACAAATGTCTGTAGAAGAATCGACCCCCATCTCTTGTGAAACTGGGGAGCCATATTGCCTCTCTCCAGAACCCACTCTTGCTGAACCCATCCTGGAAGTAGAAGTGACACTCAGCAAACCCATTCCAGAGTCTGAGTTCTCTTCCAGTCCTCTCCAGGTTTCCACATCCCTGGCGCCTCACAGGGCAGAAACTCATGAGCCCAATGGCATGGTCCCATCTGAGGATCTGGAACCAGAGGTGGAGTCGAGCACAGAGCCAGCTCCTCCCCCTCTTTCGGCTTGTGCTGCAGAATCACCTGTGCCCATTGCTCCAACTGCCCAACCTGAGGAACTGCTCAATGGAGCCCCCTCGCCACCAGCTGTGGACTTAAGCCCGGTCAGTGAGCCCGAGGAACAGGCCAAGGAGGTTTCATCTGTGGCACCAGCCACCATTCTCTCGGCCACTCCACCTGTGGCTCCTTCAGATACCTCTGCTCAGGaggaagaaatagaggaagaagaggaaggcggGGAAGGCGGGGAAGCCGAGAGTGAGAAGGGAGCAGAGGACCTCCCCCTCGACAGTACTCCTGTTCCACCCCAGTTGTCTCAGAATTCAGAGGTGGCAGCAGCCACCCAAG TGGCAGTATCTGTGCCAAAGAGGAGGCGGAAAATTAAAGAGCTAAATAAGAAGGAGGCTGTGGGTGACCTTCTAGATGCCTTCAAGGAG GTGGACCCAGCAGTACCAGAGGTAGAGAATCAGCCTCCCACAAGCAGCAACCCAAGCCCAGAGTCTGAGGGCAGCACTGTGCCCccacagcctgaggaaacagATGAAACTTGGGACTCTAAGGAAGACAAAATTCACAATGCTGAGAATATCCAGCCTGGGGAACAGAAATATGAGTACAAGTCAG ATCAGTGGAAGCCTCTGAACCTTGAAGAGAAGAAGCGTTATGACAGGGAATTCCTTCTGGGCTTTCAGTTTATCTTTGCCAGTATGCAGAAACCAGAAGGATTGCCCCATATTACTGATGTGGTGCTGGACAag GCCAATAAAACACCACTTCGGGCGCTGGATCCCTCAAGACTACCTGGCATAAACTGTGGCCCAGATTTCACCCCATCCTTTGCAAACCTTGGCAGACCAGCCCTAAACAACCGTGGGCCCCCAAGGGGTGGGCCAGGTGGGGAGCTGACCCGAGGGCCG caggctggcctgggacccaGGCGATCTCAACAGGGCCCACGAAAGGAAACACGCAAGATCATTTCCTCAGTGATAATGACTGAAGACATAAAACTGAACAAAGCCGAGAAGGCCTGGAAACCCAGTAGCAAACGGACAGCCGCTGATAAGGATCGAGGGGAAGAGGATGCTGATGGAAGCAAAACCCAG GACCTGTTCCGCAGGGTGCGCTCCATCCTGAATAAGCTGACACCCCAGATGTTCCAGCAGCTGATGAAGCAAGTGACACAGCTGGCCATCGACACCGAGGAACGCCTCAAAGGCGTTATTGACCTCATCTTTGAGAAAGCCATTTCAGAGCCCAACTTCTCAGTGGCTTATGCCAACATGTGCCGCTGCCTCATGGCG CTGAAAGTGCCCACTACAGAAAAGCCAACAGTGACTGTGAATTTTCGAAAACTGTTGTTAAATCGATGCCAGAAGGAATTTGAGAAAGACAAAGATGATGATGAAGTttttgaaaaaaagcaaaaagagatgGATGAAGCTGCTACG GCAGAAGAACGGGGACGCCTGAAAGAAGAGCTAGAAGAGGCCCGGGACATAGCTCGGCGGCGCTCTTTAGGGAATATTAAGTTCATTGGAGAGTTATTCAAGCTGAAGATGTTAACAGAAGCAATAATGCATGACTGTGTGGTCAAACTACTTAAGAACCATGATGAAGAGTCCCTGGAATGCCTCTGCCGCCTCCTCACCACTATTGGCAAAGACCTGGACTTTGCAAAAGCCAAG CCTCGAATGGATCAGTATTTCAACCAAATGgaaaaaatcattaaagaaaagaaGACCTCATCTCGAATCCGTTTTATGCTGCAGGATGTACTGGATCTGCGGCAG AGCAATTGGGTGCCACGCCGAGGGGATCAGGGTCCCAAGACTATTGATCAGATCCACAAGGAGGCTGAGATGGAAGAGCATCGAGAACATATCAAAGTGCAGCAGCTCATGGCCAAGGGCAGCGACAAGCGTCGGGGTGGCCCTCCAGGCCCGCCCATCA GCCGTGGCCTTCCACTTGTGGATGATGGTGGCTGGAATACAGTCCCCATTAGCAAAGGCAGCCGCCCCATTGACACCTCACGGCTCACCAAGATCACAAAG CCTGGTTCCATCGATTCTAACAACCAGCTCTTTGCACCGGGAGGGCGACTGAGTTGGGGCAAGGGCAGCAGTGGGGGCTCAGGAGCCAAGCCCTCAGACACAG CATCAGAAGCTACTCGTCCAGCTACTAGTACCTTGAATCGCTTTTCTGCTCTTCAACAAGCATTACCCACAGAGAGCACAGATAACAGGCGTGTTGTACAGAG GAGTAGCTTAAGCCGGGAACGAGGTGAGAAGGCTGGGGACCGGGGAGACCGACTAGAGCGGAGTGAGCGGGGAGGTGACCGTGGGGACCGACTTGATCGTGCCAGAACACCAGCCACCAAGCGAAGTTTTAGCAAGGAAGTGGAGGAGCGGAGTAGAGAGCGGCCTGCCCAGCCCGAGGGACTGCGCAAGGCAGCTAGCCTCACAGAAGATCGCGGTCGGGATCCTg TGAAGCGGGAAGCCACTCTACCTCCAGTGAGCCCTCCAAAGGCTGCACTCtctgaggaggaggtggagaagaaGTCTAAGGCCATCATTGAGGAATATCTCCATCTCAATGACATGAAG GAGGCGGTTCAGTGTGTCCAGGAGCTGGCTTCACCCTCCTTGCTCTTCATCTTTGTGCGGCATGGCATTGAGTCCACGCTGGAGCGGAGCACCATTGCTCGTGAGCATATGGGGCGACTGCTGCACCAGCTGCTCTGCGCAGGGCACCTCTCTACTGCCCAGTACTATCAAGG GCTATATGAAACACTAGAATTGGCTGAGGACATGGAAATTGACATCCCTCATGTATGGCTCTACCTGGCAGAACTGATAACACCCATTCTCCAGGAAGATGGGGTGCCTATGGGAGAGCTCTTTAG GGAAATTACGAAGCCTCTGAGACCCATAGGCAAAGCTACTTCTTTGTTGCTGGAGATCCTGGGTCTCTTATGCAAGAGCATG GGTCCCAAAAAGGTGGGGATGCTGTGGCGAGAGGCTGGGCTGAGCTGGAGGGAATTTCTAGCAGAAGGCCAAGACGTTGGCTCATTTGTGGCTGAACAG AAGGTGGAATATACCTTGGGAGAAGAGTCTGAATCAGCTCCTGGCCAGAGGGCGCTTGCCTTTGAGGAGCTGCGAAGGCAGCTGGAGAAGCTGCTCAAGGAGGGCAGCAGCAACCAGCGGGTGTTGGACTGGATAGAG GCCAACCTGAGTGAGCAGCAGATAGCATCCAATACATTAGTTCGAGCCCTCATgacaactgtctgttactctgCAATTGTCT TTGAGAACCCTCTCCGAGTGGATGTTGCAGTGTTGAAAGTGCGAGCAAGACTGCTACAGAAGTACTTGAGTGACGAGCAGAAGGAGCTACAAGCACTCTACGCCCTCCAGGCCCTTGTAGTGACCTTAGAACAGCCTGCCA ACCTGCTTCGGATGTTCTTTGACGCTCTCTATGATGAGGACGTGGTGAAGGAGGACGCTTTCTAcagctgggagagcagcaagGACCCTGCCGAGCAGCAGGGCAAGGGTGTGGCCCTTAAGTCCGTCACAGCCTTCTTCAATTGGCTTcgggaggctgaggaggaggagtctGATCACAACTGA